A section of the Thermodesulfovibrionales bacterium genome encodes:
- a CDS encoding arginyltransferase, with protein MKGRSNHLSLSFQEEVQCSYFRDGRTATLDYVVASEEEAGRFHSYLSRGYRRLGNLFYRNACADCSACIPLRIETARFEASKSQRRALRRNSDIRLGIPHQTMLTTRKVELYRKYVRSKHGNREQGGENYHTVLSLIHYGYADTIEMDYYLGDKLIGVGIVDGGTDSLSSNYFYYDIDHLDRRLGVFSILSEISLAKVTGKRYYYLGFCIEENPKMSYKRDFRPNEILVKGAWREYLT; from the coding sequence ATGAAAGGCCGCAGCAACCACCTCTCTCTCTCCTTTCAGGAGGAGGTTCAATGTTCCTATTTTAGGGACGGAAGGACTGCGACGCTTGACTATGTGGTCGCGAGTGAAGAGGAGGCTGGAAGGTTTCACTCCTATCTCTCCCGGGGATACCGGCGTCTCGGAAATCTCTTCTATAGGAATGCCTGTGCAGACTGTTCTGCCTGCATACCTCTTCGCATCGAGACAGCACGGTTTGAGGCGAGCAAGAGCCAGAGAAGGGCGTTAAGGAGAAATAGCGATATAAGACTCGGAATCCCGCATCAAACTATGCTCACTACGAGGAAGGTTGAGCTCTACAGGAAATATGTCCGGTCCAAACACGGCAACAGAGAGCAGGGAGGAGAGAATTACCATACCGTTCTTTCCCTTATCCATTATGGTTATGCTGACACGATAGAGATGGATTACTATCTTGGCGACAAACTGATCGGAGTCGGAATCGTAGACGGGGGAACCGATTCGCTCTCTTCGAATTATTTCTATTACGATATTGATCATCTCGACCGGAGACTGGGTGTCTTCAGCATCCTCAGTGAGATATCCCTCGCAAAGGTCACGGGGAAAAGGTATTATTATCTCGGATTCTGCATTGAAGAGAACCCGAAGATGTCATACAAGAGAGATTTCCGGCCGAATGAGATTCTTGTGAAAGGGGCATGGAGAGAGTATCTGACGTAG